The sequence below is a genomic window from Rhodothermales bacterium.
AAATCGAAATGCGCCATGGCCTGATTTTATGAAGATTATCTCGTTTGTGCAATGTGAAACTCCTCCAACATTTGATAATGCATGCCGGCCCGGGATCTTATCTTCCGCCAGCGAACGGGCGGGGCTCGTTCGGCTATCGCAATCCATCATCGAACCGAAAGCGCGCCTTCCTGCACGAGCCGGCCCGGATCCGAATACGGGTGTCGGGCGACGTTCGGCGGGCGCACAGGGAAAACAGGGATTATGGCAAAAGCAGCGAAGATGCCCGATGCGGGCGACAGGGCGCCGGCATTCGAAGGAATCACGCAGGAAGGAAACCCGCTCAGCCTCGCCGGCTATCGCGGGCGCAAGGTAGCGCTCTTCTTTTATCCCGAGGACGATACGCCGGTATGCACGCGCCAGGCCTGCAATCTGCGCGACGGGTATCATCGGCTTCTGGATGCCGGCATCGCGGTCATCGGCGTCTCGCCGGATACGACCGACAAGCACGACGCCTTCACGGCCAAATACGATCTGCCGTTTCCGCTCGTCGCAGATCCCGACAAAAAGATCCTCAACGCCTACGGGGTCTGGGGAGAAAAGAACATGTACGGCAAGACCGTCGTCGGCGTGAAACGAACGACCTTTCTGATCGATGAAAAAGGCGTCGTCGCGCACGTGTTCAAACGTCCGAAAGTGGACAATCACGCGACGGAGATCATCGAGAAGTTCAGCTGAGGCGCCGGCTCAGCGGCCCCAGCGCAGGATGTAGGGCGCGGTGCCGTCCGGGACGTGTAGGGCGATGACGTTCGCGCCGCGCACGGGCAGAGGCAGCGGGAGATGCAGTTCGTCCGTCAGTTCGGCGTCGCACGTGTCGTCGCCGTCCTTGTGCGCGATCCAGATATGGGCGGTATCCGGGCGGACGGCGTAGCCCAGCTCGAACTGATGATCCGCGCAGCCTCCGATGTAGGACAGCGTGGTCAGCAGACGGTCCCCATGCAGGCGCGGAGGAACGTCGGGTCCGCCGGGCGAGTCGTTCAGGATGATTTCGTACGGCGCGCCGTAGGCCGGCGCCACTGGCGCGGGCTCGCACCCGGACGCCAGCACGGCGATCGACAGAAACGCGTAGAGTCCGAACGATTTGCTATTTTGACGCATCATAGCGGAAGATAACGCATGCGACACGAAAAGTACGAGGCCGTAATCGGTCTGGAAGTTCACTGTCAGCTGTCGACCGACTCCAAGGCGTTCAGCCCGGAGTCCGCGGCCTTCGGCGCGGAGCCGAACCAGCATGTCGATCCGGTGAGTCTGGGGCATCCGGGCACGTTGCCGGTGCTGAACGACCGTGTGGTGCCGTACAGCGTTCGCATGGGCCTGGCCACTCACTGTGCCATCGCGCCGCGTTCCGAACTCGCTCGGAAACACTACTTTTATCCCGACCTCCCCAAAGGGTACCAGATTTCGCAGTACGATACGCCGATCTGCGCTAACGGGCACCTCGATCTGGTGGATCCGGATCAGCCCGACGCGCCGGCGCGCCGCATCGGCATCACCCGGATCCATATCGAAGAGGATGCCGGAAAATCCGTGCACGACCTGGATGTCGTGGATACGCTGCTCGACTACAACCGCTGCGGCGTGCCCCTCATCGAAATCGTGTCCGAGCCGGACATCCGCACGCCGCGGGAAGCCTTTCTTTATCTCCAGAAGATCCGGCAGATCGTTCGTTATCTCGGGATTTGCGACGGCAACATGGAAGAAGGCTCGCTCCGCTGCGACGCCAACGTATCGGTCCGCCTCCGGGGCGAAACGGCCCTGGGTACGAAGACCGAAATCAAAAACATGAACTCGTTCCGGAATGTCGAACGCGCCATCGAGTATGAGATCGGCCGGCAGATCGACGTCCTGGAATCGGGTGGATCGATCCGTCAGGAGACGCTGCTCTGGGATGCCGGCAGCCTGGAAACGCGGTCGATGCGCTCCAAGGAGTTCGCGCACGACTACCGCTATTTCCCCGATCCCGATCTGGTCCCCATCGTCGTGGATGCCGAGCGGCTGGCCGAACTCGCCGCCTCGCTCCCCGAACTTCCGGAGGCCCGGCGGGCGCGGTACGTCGAACAGCTGGGCCTGCCGCTCTACGATGCGGAGGTGCTCACGGAAGAACGCGCCGTGGCCGACTATTTCGAGGACGTCCTGGCTGCGCTGGCGCCCGCCGGCGATGCCGGCGCCAAGACCGCCTCGAACTTCGTGATGACGCAGGTGCTGCGCGCGCTCAACGAGTGGGGCATCGAAATGGCGGCGTTTCCGATCGAGCCGGCGCGTCTCGCGGGCCTCATCCGGCTGCGGTTGGACGACCGGATCAATTCCTCGGCGGCCCAGGAGGTGTTCGACGCGATGCTGGCGTCGCCTGAAGACGCCCCGGCCATCGCGGCGGCCCGCAACCTCCTGCAGGTGTCCGACGCCGGCGCGCTGCTGCCGATCGTGATCGAGGTGCTCGACGCCAATCCGAAGGAGCTGGCGGCCTATATGGGCGGAAAGGAAGGCCTGATCGGTTTTTTTGTCGGGCAGGTCATGCGCCGCTTCCCCGGTTCGCCGGACCCGAAAGTCGTGCGCGCGGTCATCGCAGAACAGGTTGCGGCCCGGAACGTATAGGAGCATCCCACCACGTGTCTCGATCGAACATGAAGTCCCCAGAAAACCCCATGCGCTGTAGAGGAACGGTTGCGCTCCTCACTATTGTCGCCATCGTCCTTGCCGGCTGCGGAGATCGCGGCGGCGCTCGGACCGGGGCCTCGGCGGTCCGGAGCCATTTCGACGGCAAGATCATGCTGAGCGCCGCCGTGGACAGCACGCAAGACTACCGCGGATTCGAGGTGCTGATCGCCGACGGCATGCCGGGGACCTGGGACACGCTGGCCTATGCGGTCACCGGCCCGGATGGCCAGGTGACCCTGGATGTCGGCGCCCCGAGGGCGGACATCTTCACGCTCCAGATCAGCCGCGACGGCTCACCCCTCGTGCGCGACGAGATCGTCATCGCCGACGGCGACTCGGCGACCGCCTCCATCACATTTCCGCTCGGCAGCCGGCCCATCCTGATCCGCTCCAGGGAAAACGCGGTGTTGATGGGGTTCAAAAATACCCTGGCCACCCACGCCATGGCGATCCAGGAGTTGCAACAAGCCGGCGAAACCGACCCCGTACGTTATACCAACCGGATCCTGCAAAGCGCTGAGGTGCTGTGGACCCTCGGCGAGGGCAATCCCGGCACGATCGCCGGCGAGCTGGCCTCCTCGCAATCCATTCTGCTGCTCCAGGATGTCGACGACTCGCTGCTCGTGGCGCGGGCGCGGACGATCGATCAGGAAAATCCGAATTTCCAGGCCGTCGTGGAGTCGGCGCGGCGCGCCGAGATGCAGATGAACGGGTCCGAAGCCGCCGTCACCCTCATGAAGTCGTTTCTCGATCGCGTCACCGAGCCCGGGCCGCGCGTGGCCGTCATGACCGAGCTGGTCATCGCCTACCGGGATAACTTGCAGGTGGACGACGCCGTGGCGCTGGCGGAGCAGGTCAAGACCGAGTTTCAAGACAGCACGGTGGGCGCCTGGGCCGACCGCGCCCTGTACGATCTCCAGAAACTGATGCCCGGCATGCCGGCGCCCGATTTCCGCGCGGTCACGATCACCGGAGACACGGTGTCGCTGGCCAGCTTCAGGGGGCGGCCGCTGCTGATCGAGTTTTATGCTCCGGGGCAGGCCTTTGCCCGCGAACTCGGGGCGCGCAACGCCTTTTATCGCGCCGACGTGGAGGGTGCCGACCGGTTCGAGATCCTGTCCTTTTCCCTCCAGCCGGATCAGGACCTCAACGCGGCGTTTTTCGAAGATCGCGACATCCCCGGCGTGCACGTCTTCCTGACGGACGGCGGCGCGGCTCCGGTCGTCGCGGCGTACAACATCAATCTCCTTCCAACCCGGTTTCTGATCGACGCCGAAGGCAAGATCGTCGGAAAGTATGTGCGCGACAATGCGGTGCAGGCTTTCCAGGATGCGCTGAGCGTATCGATGCGTCGACCGAGCTGACCGTTTCCTTCACACCACCAAAACGAATCCATCCGCCTATGTTTATCGCCGGCAACTGGAAAATGAACACCGATGTCAGCAGCGCCGGCGCGCTGGCGGCATCGATCTGCGATCGGGTAGCCGCGGGCACGCGCACGCGCGTCGCCGTATGCCCGCCGTATGTGAGTCTGGAGTCGGTCGGGCGCACGCTCGATCAGAAGGCCTCGCCGGTGAAGCTGGGCGCGCAGGACATGCATTTCGAGGATAACGGCGCGTTTACGGGCGCCATCTCGGCCTCGATGCTCGCCTCGGTCGGCTGCACCTATGTCATCCTGGGTCACTCGGAGCGCCGTCAGTTCTTCGGCGAAACCGACGAGACGGTGAACCGCAAGGTGTTGAAGGCGATGGGCGCGGGCCTGATCCCAATCGTGTGTATCGGCGAGACGCTGGAAGAGCGCGAGGCGGGCGAGGTGGAGGAAGTCGTGGGCAGGCAGGTCCGCGCCGGTCTCGCCGGCGTATCCGTCGACAGCGCGGATCGGCTGGTGCTGGCGTACGAACCGGTATGGGCCATCGGCACCGGCCGCACGGCATCGCCGGAGCAGGCCCAGGATGTCCACGCCTTTATTCGGGGGCTGCTGATCAACCAGTTCGGCGAGGCCACGGGCCGCGCCATCCACATCCTCTACGGCGGCAGCATGAAGCCGTCCAACGCGGAAGAACTGCTGGGCCAGAAAGACGTGGATGGCGGCCTGATCGGCGGCGCCAGTCTGAAAGCCGACGACTTCTACGGCATCATCGCGGCCGCTGAGGCCGTGGGACGCAAGTAGTCCGGTACCCGGTCAGGGGCCGTCAGTCGCTCGAGGCGGGCGACGAGGCGCTGCTGGCCGGCTTATTTTCGGTCGAAGAACTCGACGCATCGGAAGCGCCGGTCGTGGAGGAGGAGGCGCTCTTCTTCCCGCCGGCGTTTCCGCTTCGGGCGTAGTCCGTAAGGTAAAAACCGCTCCCCTTGAACACGAGTCCGCCGGCGCCCCGGATGATCCGTTTTACGGGCTGGCCGGTTTCCGGGCAGGTTGTAAGAGGAGCTTCCGTAATCCGCTGATCGATCTCGAAGATCGTCCCGTCTTCACGTTTGTACGTATACGTTGGCATACCGTGCAACCTGGTTTACTGCTGCGATTCACTATGACGCATGAACCCGGAGAACGCGGGTGAGGTTTCACGGCGGCCTCGGCGGTCTATTCGTGCGTGATGGTCGGGATGATCGGTTGCGGTGGGCCCGTCATCGCGCGGTACGCGATGTCCGCGAGATCGGCCCGGACCCTGGCGTGTTTGGTGTTTTCACGGGTAGGATAGACGCGATTCGCCAGTAGGATGACGAACAGCCTGGCATCCGGGTCGATCCAGATCGAGGTGCCCGTAAAGCCGGTATGCCCGAAACTACGTGGACCGAAGAGGGTGCCGGCGGATGAATATCCCGTGGGGCTCCGCGTGTCCCAGCCGAGGGCGCGGCTGTGGTGCTCGGGGTCGACGGCCGTGGTGAAGAGGCGGATCGTTTCGGGCTTGAGGAACGGCGCGCCGTTGACCTCGCCCTCGTTCATCATCATGAACGCGAACCGGGACAGGTCCTCGGCCGAGGAAAACAGGCCGGCATGGCCGGCGGTGCCGCCGAGGATATAGGCCGTCTCATCGTGCACTTCCCCCTGCACGAGACGCTTCCGGAAGGTGTTGTCGATCTCGGTCGGCACGATGGTCAGGTCGCGCCCGACGCCGCTGGGCCGGAAGCCGGTATGCGTCATGCCGAGCGGCAGGAGCACCGTCCGCTGCACGTACGCCCCGAACTCTTCCCCCGTGATCCGCTCGATGACGAGGGCGAGCGTGATCATGTTGAAGTCGCTGTACCGCATCTCCGACCCGATCGGGTACACGGGCGTTTCGTGCATGATGTCGTCGATCACGCCGGCGCGCGTGAGGATGCCCATCTCGTGGAACGGGCGGAACGGGATCAGCCCGCTCGTGTGCGTCAACAAATGCCGGATCGTGATGCCCGACTTGCCGTTGTTTCCAAACTGGGGCAGGTACCGGGTGACCGGGGCGTCGAGGTCGAGCTTGCCCTGCTCGTAGAGTTTCATGGCCGCCGTCGTCGTCACGATGACCTTGGTGACGGAGGCGAGATCGAACAGCGAGGCGGGCGTGACCGGCTGATCCGAGTCGTACGTGAAGTAGCCGTAGCCCTCGAGCTTGACCAGCTCCTGATCGCGCCCGATCGCGACGGCGGCGCCGGGGAAGGCGTGGTCGGCGATGGCGGCG
It includes:
- the bcp gene encoding thioredoxin-dependent thiol peroxidase; its protein translation is MAKAAKMPDAGDRAPAFEGITQEGNPLSLAGYRGRKVALFFYPEDDTPVCTRQACNLRDGYHRLLDAGIAVIGVSPDTTDKHDAFTAKYDLPFPLVADPDKKILNAYGVWGEKNMYGKTVVGVKRTTFLIDEKGVVAHVFKRPKVDNHATEIIEKFS
- the gatB gene encoding Asp-tRNA(Asn)/Glu-tRNA(Gln) amidotransferase subunit GatB is translated as MRHEKYEAVIGLEVHCQLSTDSKAFSPESAAFGAEPNQHVDPVSLGHPGTLPVLNDRVVPYSVRMGLATHCAIAPRSELARKHYFYPDLPKGYQISQYDTPICANGHLDLVDPDQPDAPARRIGITRIHIEEDAGKSVHDLDVVDTLLDYNRCGVPLIEIVSEPDIRTPREAFLYLQKIRQIVRYLGICDGNMEEGSLRCDANVSVRLRGETALGTKTEIKNMNSFRNVERAIEYEIGRQIDVLESGGSIRQETLLWDAGSLETRSMRSKEFAHDYRYFPDPDLVPIVVDAERLAELAASLPELPEARRARYVEQLGLPLYDAEVLTEERAVADYFEDVLAALAPAGDAGAKTASNFVMTQVLRALNEWGIEMAAFPIEPARLAGLIRLRLDDRINSSAAQEVFDAMLASPEDAPAIAAARNLLQVSDAGALLPIVIEVLDANPKELAAYMGGKEGLIGFFVGQVMRRFPGSPDPKVVRAVIAEQVAARNV
- a CDS encoding TlpA disulfide reductase family protein — its product is MRCRGTVALLTIVAIVLAGCGDRGGARTGASAVRSHFDGKIMLSAAVDSTQDYRGFEVLIADGMPGTWDTLAYAVTGPDGQVTLDVGAPRADIFTLQISRDGSPLVRDEIVIADGDSATASITFPLGSRPILIRSRENAVLMGFKNTLATHAMAIQELQQAGETDPVRYTNRILQSAEVLWTLGEGNPGTIAGELASSQSILLLQDVDDSLLVARARTIDQENPNFQAVVESARRAEMQMNGSEAAVTLMKSFLDRVTEPGPRVAVMTELVIAYRDNLQVDDAVALAEQVKTEFQDSTVGAWADRALYDLQKLMPGMPAPDFRAVTITGDTVSLASFRGRPLLIEFYAPGQAFARELGARNAFYRADVEGADRFEILSFSLQPDQDLNAAFFEDRDIPGVHVFLTDGGAAPVVAAYNINLLPTRFLIDAEGKIVGKYVRDNAVQAFQDALSVSMRRPS
- the tpiA gene encoding triose-phosphate isomerase codes for the protein MFIAGNWKMNTDVSSAGALAASICDRVAAGTRTRVAVCPPYVSLESVGRTLDQKASPVKLGAQDMHFEDNGAFTGAISASMLASVGCTYVILGHSERRQFFGETDETVNRKVLKAMGAGLIPIVCIGETLEEREAGEVEEVVGRQVRAGLAGVSVDSADRLVLAYEPVWAIGTGRTASPEQAQDVHAFIRGLLINQFGEATGRAIHILYGGSMKPSNAEELLGQKDVDGGLIGGASLKADDFYGIIAAAEAVGRK
- a CDS encoding FmdB family zinc ribbon protein; protein product: MPTYTYKREDGTIFEIDQRITEAPLTTCPETGQPVKRIIRGAGGLVFKGSGFYLTDYARSGNAGGKKSASSSTTGASDASSSSTENKPASSASSPASSD